From Thermoflavifilum aggregans, a single genomic window includes:
- a CDS encoding L-threonylcarbamoyladenylate synthase, which produces MSKEMTHNESIFQQDVDACLQVLRKGGIILYPTDTIWGIGCDATLAEAVQRIYELKQRPASKSMIILLADEKDIPQYVADPHPAIFEFLKAVDRPTTVIYEHAIHLPENLVNTDGSIAIRIVKEPFCQRLLRELKKPLVSTSANLSGGPSPATFKEVPDAIKQGVDYVVRYRQEDRTPAQPSRIVKFTADGQLVVIRP; this is translated from the coding sequence ATGAGTAAGGAAATGACCCACAATGAATCCATATTTCAGCAGGATGTAGATGCCTGTCTGCAGGTGTTGCGGAAAGGAGGGATTATCCTATATCCTACTGATACCATCTGGGGCATTGGCTGTGATGCTACGCTGGCAGAAGCCGTGCAACGGATATATGAGCTCAAACAGCGTCCTGCCAGCAAAAGCATGATCATATTGCTGGCCGATGAAAAAGATATTCCGCAATATGTGGCAGATCCTCATCCGGCTATATTTGAATTTCTGAAAGCTGTTGACAGGCCTACTACGGTGATTTATGAGCATGCCATTCATTTGCCCGAAAACTTGGTGAATACGGATGGCAGCATTGCTATCCGGATCGTTAAGGAACCATTTTGCCAGCGTTTACTCAGAGAATTGAAAAAACCACTGGTATCTACTTCGGCTAACCTGAGCGGAGGACCTTCGCCGGCCACATTTAAAGAAGTGCCGGATGCCATCAAGCAAGGGGTTGATTATGTGGTACGCTACCGGCAGGAAGACCGAACCCCGGCTCAACCCTCGCGGATTGTAAAGTTCACGGCAGACGGGCAGCTGGTGGTAATTCGTCCGTGA
- a CDS encoding glycosyltransferase family 9 protein: protein MRKLTINPTNQRKGERALFLSFVGIVKTCLIIQTAFLGDVVLATAIVEELHAAHPDWQLDFLLRKGNESLLAQHPFIRKVWVWDKKHKKYSHWWQLCKQIRRARYDVVINVQRFFSTGLLTVLSGAGCTIGFDKNPLSFLFDHAVPHLMGAGIHETDRNHALAACVTQWKQTFKPRLYLPPEAQQRVAHWQQQGSYCCLAPASVWFTKQWPREKWLELLNRFPPGYRVYLLGSASDRDLCQWLKEHTTYPAVDNLAGELNPLESAALMAGARMNFVNDSAPLHLASAVNAPTAAVFCSTVPEFGYGPLADVHFIIQTTEKLPCRPCGLHGHKACPEKHFRCAWTIPVEALLQTLDA, encoded by the coding sequence TTGCGCAAACTTACAATCAATCCGACAAACCAAAGGAAAGGAGAAAGAGCGCTATTTCTTAGTTTTGTCGGCATTGTGAAAACTTGCCTGATCATTCAAACGGCTTTCCTGGGCGATGTGGTGTTGGCTACTGCTATTGTGGAAGAGCTGCATGCCGCACATCCCGACTGGCAGCTTGATTTTTTGCTGCGCAAAGGCAACGAGTCGTTGCTGGCGCAACATCCCTTTATCAGAAAAGTGTGGGTGTGGGATAAAAAGCATAAAAAATACAGCCACTGGTGGCAGCTTTGCAAACAGATCAGGCGTGCCCGTTATGATGTAGTCATCAATGTGCAGCGTTTTTTTTCAACGGGTTTGCTTACGGTATTATCCGGAGCAGGCTGTACCATTGGCTTTGATAAAAATCCGCTCAGCTTTCTTTTTGACCATGCAGTTCCCCATCTCATGGGAGCAGGTATTCATGAAACCGATCGTAACCATGCACTGGCAGCCTGTGTAACACAATGGAAGCAAACTTTTAAACCCCGGTTATACCTCCCGCCGGAAGCGCAGCAGCGGGTGGCACATTGGCAGCAGCAAGGATCCTATTGTTGTCTAGCTCCAGCTTCGGTGTGGTTTACCAAGCAATGGCCCAGGGAAAAATGGCTGGAATTGCTGAATCGTTTCCCGCCCGGATATCGGGTATACCTGCTGGGTAGTGCATCGGACAGGGATTTGTGCCAATGGTTGAAAGAGCACACCACCTATCCGGCGGTTGATAATCTCGCTGGTGAGCTCAATCCGCTGGAATCGGCCGCCCTTATGGCCGGCGCCCGCATGAATTTTGTAAATGATTCCGCACCTTTGCATCTGGCATCGGCCGTAAATGCGCCTACGGCAGCCGTGTTTTGTTCCACCGTGCCGGAATTTGGATATGGTCCGCTGGCCGATGTACATTTTATTATCCAGACAACGGAAAAGCTACCTTGCAGGCCCTGTGGATTGCATGGCCACAAAGCTTGTCCGGAGAAACATTTCCGCTGTGCCTGGACTATCCCGGTGGAAGCATTGTTGCAAACGCTTGATGCATAA
- a CDS encoding 2,3,4,5-tetrahydropyridine-2,6-dicarboxylate N-succinyltransferase: protein MELASLIQEAWQDRTRLQQSLYAEAVREVIRQLDQGKLRVATRNADGWVTHEWIKQAILLYFAVQQMQVMELPPFEFYDKIPLKKNFAEIGVRAVPPATARYGAYLGPQVVLMPSYVNIGAYVDEGTMVDTWATVGSCAQIGKNVHLSGGVGIGGVLEPLQASPVIIEDGCFIGSRCIVVEGVIVEQEAVLGANVVLTQSTKIIDVTGNEPVTYKGRVPARSVVIPGSYTKKFPAGEFQVSCALIIGKRKPSTDLKTSLNQALRDFQVSV, encoded by the coding sequence ATGGAATTGGCATCTCTCATTCAGGAAGCCTGGCAGGATCGGACTCGTTTGCAACAATCACTCTATGCAGAAGCTGTTCGTGAAGTGATCCGCCAGCTCGATCAGGGTAAACTGCGGGTAGCTACCCGCAATGCTGATGGCTGGGTTACACACGAATGGATCAAGCAAGCTATTCTCCTGTATTTTGCCGTTCAGCAGATGCAAGTGATGGAGCTTCCCCCTTTTGAATTTTATGATAAAATACCCCTGAAAAAAAATTTTGCTGAAATAGGTGTACGAGCTGTACCTCCGGCCACAGCAAGATATGGCGCCTATCTGGGGCCCCAGGTAGTGCTGATGCCTTCCTATGTAAACATCGGTGCCTATGTGGACGAGGGAACCATGGTAGATACCTGGGCAACCGTGGGTTCCTGCGCACAAATCGGCAAAAATGTGCATTTGAGTGGGGGTGTGGGAATCGGCGGTGTGCTGGAGCCTCTTCAGGCTTCACCCGTGATTATCGAAGACGGATGCTTTATCGGTTCGCGCTGCATCGTGGTAGAAGGTGTGATCGTCGAACAGGAAGCCGTATTGGGTGCCAATGTCGTGTTGACACAATCCACCAAAATCATTGATGTAACGGGCAATGAACCTGTCACCTATAAAGGTCGTGTGCCTGCCCGTAGTGTGGTAATTCCCGGCAGCTATACAAAAAAATTCCCTGCGGGAGAATTTCAGGTAAGTTGTGCGCTTATCATCGGGAAACGCAAACCTTCCACCGACCTGAAAACCAGTTTGAATCAGGCTCTGAGAGACTTTCAGGTGTCGGTATAA
- a CDS encoding glycosyltransferase family 2 protein, translated as MSATDSHIPEVAVVILSWNGRRQLADFLPSVCRSTYPRLKIYLADNASTDDTVAFVRRAFPDVHCLLNDRNYGFAEGYNVALRGVQATYYVLLNQDVEVEPGWLEPMIAFMEQHPQIAACQPKLRSYLQRDYFEYAGAAGGWLDALGYPFCRGRLFYTLEKDVHQYDDPVYLFWASGAALCIRAEVFHAAGGFYAGFFAHMEEIDLCWRLQRMGYRIGYCPQSVVYHLGGGSLPQGNPQKTYLNYRNNLMMMARNLSRGERWRRIPFRMLLDVISIVYGMAHRTPAEMLAILKAHRDFIRWYRKNRRTLPRQTVPLCELQGYYPGSVIWQYFAKSRKFFSDLPIKSRLITLNLQDQ; from the coding sequence TTGTCTGCAACGGATTCGCATATACCGGAGGTGGCTGTTGTGATTTTAAGCTGGAATGGACGCCGGCAACTGGCCGATTTTTTGCCTTCGGTATGCCGCTCCACTTATCCCCGTCTGAAAATTTATCTCGCAGATAATGCTTCTACGGACGATACGGTTGCCTTTGTGCGTCGTGCATTTCCGGATGTGCATTGCCTGCTGAATGACCGCAATTATGGATTTGCCGAAGGATACAATGTGGCTTTGCGCGGGGTGCAGGCCACATATTATGTGTTGCTGAATCAGGATGTGGAAGTAGAGCCCGGATGGCTGGAACCGATGATTGCCTTTATGGAACAGCATCCGCAGATAGCTGCTTGTCAGCCCAAGCTACGTAGCTATTTGCAACGCGATTATTTTGAATATGCAGGTGCTGCGGGTGGATGGCTGGATGCGTTGGGTTATCCGTTTTGCCGGGGGCGGCTATTTTATACATTGGAAAAGGATGTACACCAGTATGATGATCCGGTTTATCTCTTCTGGGCTTCCGGAGCGGCATTGTGCATCCGGGCAGAGGTTTTTCATGCAGCGGGGGGCTTTTATGCCGGTTTTTTTGCACACATGGAAGAAATTGATCTGTGCTGGCGTCTGCAGCGAATGGGTTATCGGATCGGATATTGTCCGCAGTCTGTGGTCTATCATCTGGGCGGGGGGAGCCTGCCACAGGGCAATCCACAGAAGACTTACCTCAACTATCGCAACAACCTGATGATGATGGCGCGAAACCTGAGCCGAGGGGAGCGCTGGCGGCGCATCCCTTTCCGAATGCTGCTGGATGTGATTTCCATAGTTTATGGCATGGCGCATCGCACACCTGCTGAGATGCTGGCTATTTTGAAAGCGCATCGCGACTTTATCCGCTGGTATCGTAAAAACCGCCGCACGCTTCCCCGGCAAACCGTTCCCCTGTGCGAATTGCAGGGGTATTATCCCGGTTCTGTGATCTGGCAATATTTCGCAAAAAGTAGAAAATTTTTTTCTGACCTTCCCATCAAAAGCCGGCTTATCACCCTAAATTTGCAGGACCAATAA
- a CDS encoding sensor histidine kinase produces the protein MRYLFSWRNLLLLLACLIIATTVVYVNSLVKQMQAEEKRRMEEWVEAYQQLQKASSNDNLNLEFKIIANNTTIPVIAVNNKGQIIDSRNLDSAKIARDPHYLARQLKLFKSQHPPILEHYDPQHPEAVNYFYYGDSILLKQIRYYPYVQLTVIALFLIIVFMAVSSSNRSSQNQLWVGLARETAHQLGTPLSSLQAWVEMLKENPAQIPSLATEIQKDVERLNLIAERFSKIGSAPEFEETDLVGLVNNVMLYVRKRASQKVQFALRTHGDAEMMALVSPTLFSWVIENLLKNALDATEGQGSIEVDIYDQPTQWWIDISDSGKGIPKHLWNKIFKPGFTTKKRGWGLGLSLAKRIVETYHKGRLLLKSSEPGKGSTFRIVLYK, from the coding sequence ATGCGCTATTTGTTCAGCTGGCGAAATCTCTTGCTGCTTCTGGCCTGCCTGATCATTGCCACTACCGTGGTATATGTAAACAGCCTGGTGAAACAAATGCAGGCCGAGGAAAAACGCCGCATGGAAGAATGGGTAGAGGCCTATCAGCAATTGCAAAAAGCTTCATCTAATGATAATCTGAATCTGGAATTCAAAATCATTGCCAACAACACGACCATCCCCGTCATTGCAGTGAATAACAAAGGTCAGATCATCGATTCCCGGAATCTGGATTCTGCAAAGATTGCCCGTGATCCTCATTATCTGGCCAGGCAATTAAAGCTATTCAAATCCCAGCATCCGCCCATCCTCGAGCATTATGATCCACAGCATCCGGAAGCCGTGAATTATTTTTATTACGGAGATTCCATCCTGCTGAAGCAGATTCGCTACTATCCCTATGTGCAGCTTACGGTTATTGCGCTGTTTCTTATCATCGTATTTATGGCAGTAAGTAGCAGCAACCGCTCCAGCCAGAATCAGCTCTGGGTGGGCTTGGCCAGGGAAACAGCCCATCAGCTGGGCACACCGCTTTCTTCGCTTCAGGCTTGGGTGGAAATGCTGAAGGAAAATCCGGCACAAATACCCTCTCTGGCCACAGAGATCCAAAAAGACGTGGAGCGCCTAAACCTGATTGCCGAACGTTTTTCCAAAATAGGCAGTGCACCGGAGTTTGAAGAAACAGATCTGGTGGGGCTGGTAAACAACGTGATGCTCTACGTCAGGAAACGGGCTTCCCAAAAAGTGCAGTTTGCCCTTCGTACCCATGGCGATGCAGAAATGATGGCCCTGGTATCGCCTACCCTGTTCAGCTGGGTCATTGAAAACCTGCTGAAGAATGCACTGGACGCTACTGAAGGCCAGGGGAGCATTGAGGTTGACATTTACGATCAGCCCACCCAATGGTGGATTGATATCAGTGATTCCGGTAAAGGCATTCCCAAACACCTGTGGAATAAAATTTTCAAGCCGGGCTTTACTACCAAAAAGCGGGGCTGGGGATTGGGTCTTTCCTTAGCCAAGCGCATTGTGGAAACCTATCACAAGGGCAGGCTGCTGCTGAAATCGTCCGAACCCGGTAAGGGCAGCACGTTTCGCATTGTGCTATACAAATAA
- the ahcY gene encoding adenosylhomocysteinase: protein MSTISHARIDLSLPYKVKDIQLAEWGRKEIELAEAEMPGLMALREEYGLSKPLKGARIAGCLHMTIQTAVLIETLIELGAEVRWSSCNIFSTQDHAAAAIAAKGIPVFAWKGMTQEEFDWCIEQTLFFGSFDRPLNMILDDGGDLTNMVLDRYPELVQHVKGITEETTTGVHRLYERMAKGKLPIPAINVNDSVTKSKFDNKYGCRESLVDAIRRATDIMIAGKVAVVAGYGDVGKGSAQSLRGAGARVIVTEIDPICALQAAMEGYEVKKMMDAVKEADIIVTATGCRDIITEQHFRLMKDKAIVCNIGHFDIEIDMAWLNAHYGHTKVQIKPQVDKYTIDGKDIIVLAEGRLVNLGCATGHPSFVMSNSFTNQVLAQIELWQHHDRYENKVYVLPKHLDEKVARLHLKKIGVELDELTDAQAAYLGIPKEGPYKPDYYRY from the coding sequence ATGTCCACTATTTCACATGCAAGGATTGACTTGAGTTTACCTTACAAGGTAAAAGATATTCAGCTGGCCGAATGGGGCCGCAAGGAAATTGAACTGGCTGAAGCGGAAATGCCCGGTCTGATGGCACTCAGGGAAGAATACGGTCTGAGCAAACCTCTGAAAGGAGCGCGTATTGCCGGCTGCCTGCATATGACCATCCAAACGGCCGTATTGATTGAAACGCTGATTGAATTGGGAGCTGAAGTGCGCTGGAGCTCCTGCAATATTTTCTCCACGCAGGATCATGCCGCAGCAGCCATTGCGGCCAAAGGTATTCCCGTGTTTGCGTGGAAAGGTATGACGCAGGAAGAATTTGACTGGTGCATTGAACAAACCCTTTTCTTCGGCAGCTTCGACCGCCCGCTGAATATGATTCTCGACGACGGAGGCGATTTGACCAATATGGTGCTCGACCGCTATCCTGAGCTGGTACAGCATGTGAAAGGTATTACCGAAGAAACCACCACCGGCGTGCATCGCCTGTATGAACGCATGGCAAAAGGCAAGCTGCCCATTCCTGCCATCAACGTGAATGATTCGGTAACCAAGTCCAAATTCGACAACAAATATGGTTGCCGGGAAAGCCTGGTTGACGCCATTCGTCGGGCCACGGATATCATGATTGCCGGGAAAGTAGCCGTGGTTGCCGGTTATGGAGATGTGGGAAAAGGATCTGCCCAATCGCTCCGGGGTGCCGGCGCGCGGGTCATCGTAACTGAAATTGATCCTATCTGTGCCCTACAGGCAGCTATGGAAGGCTATGAAGTGAAAAAGATGATGGATGCCGTAAAGGAGGCTGACATCATTGTAACAGCTACCGGCTGCCGCGATATTATTACCGAGCAGCATTTCCGGCTCATGAAGGACAAGGCTATCGTCTGCAACATCGGTCATTTCGATATTGAAATTGATATGGCCTGGCTTAATGCCCATTACGGCCACACCAAGGTGCAGATCAAGCCCCAGGTAGATAAATACACGATCGATGGAAAAGATATCATCGTACTGGCTGAGGGACGGCTGGTCAATTTAGGATGCGCTACCGGACATCCTTCTTTCGTGATGAGCAATTCCTTTACCAACCAGGTGCTGGCTCAGATTGAACTCTGGCAACATCACGACCGGTATGAAAACAAAGTGTATGTACTGCCCAAACATCTGGACGAAAAAGTAGCCCGTCTGCATCTGAAAAAAATTGGCGTGGAACTCGACGAGCTTACCGATGCACAGGCTGCTTATCTGGGTATACCCAAAGAAGGGCCGTACAAACCAGATTATTATCGCTACTGA
- the dnaJ gene encoding molecular chaperone DnaJ — MSKLDYYEVLGVSRNATQDEIKKAYRKIALQYHPDRNPGNKEAEEKFKEAAEAYEVLSDPEKRAQYDRFGHAGMRGGFSGGGMRMEDIFSQFSDIFGDDIFGSFFGGSTRTRTSSHRQTGTRGSNLRIKVRLTYEEMANGVQKKIKVKKYVPCEVCGGSGAKDKGSFQTCSTCGGSGQVRRVTQTFLGQMQTVMTCPTCNGEGTVITSRCSNCKGTGRVYGEETIYVDIPAGVQEGMQLSMSGKGNAGEHCGLAGDLLIVVEEEPHPYLHREGLNVAYDLYISFPEAVFGTTVEVPTIDGKAKIKIPPGTQSGKIFRLKGKGFPSLNSYERGDELIHVNIWVPQHLSPEEKEMLEKMQHSPNFQPQPDKSEKSFFERIKDIFG, encoded by the coding sequence ATGTCGAAGCTCGATTACTATGAAGTTTTAGGGGTTTCGCGAAATGCCACGCAGGATGAAATCAAAAAGGCTTATCGGAAGATAGCCCTCCAGTATCATCCTGATCGTAATCCGGGCAACAAGGAAGCCGAAGAAAAATTCAAGGAGGCCGCAGAAGCCTATGAGGTGCTGAGCGATCCGGAAAAGCGGGCTCAGTATGACCGTTTTGGGCATGCCGGCATGCGGGGAGGTTTTTCGGGTGGGGGCATGCGCATGGAAGATATCTTCAGCCAGTTTAGCGATATTTTTGGCGACGATATCTTCGGCAGCTTTTTCGGCGGAAGCACCCGTACGCGTACCTCTTCCCATCGGCAAACAGGAACACGAGGCTCCAATCTTCGTATCAAGGTGCGCCTTACTTACGAAGAGATGGCCAATGGGGTACAGAAGAAAATCAAGGTCAAAAAATATGTGCCCTGTGAGGTGTGCGGGGGCTCCGGTGCAAAGGACAAAGGATCGTTTCAGACCTGTTCCACCTGCGGAGGTTCAGGCCAGGTCAGAAGAGTTACGCAGACTTTCCTGGGCCAGATGCAAACGGTGATGACCTGCCCCACCTGCAATGGTGAAGGCACCGTGATCACCTCCCGCTGCAGCAATTGCAAAGGCACCGGCCGGGTGTACGGAGAAGAAACCATTTATGTGGATATTCCCGCAGGTGTGCAGGAAGGCATGCAGCTCAGCATGAGCGGCAAAGGCAACGCCGGTGAACACTGCGGACTGGCCGGCGACCTGCTCATCGTAGTGGAAGAAGAACCGCATCCCTATCTGCACCGCGAGGGTCTGAACGTGGCCTACGACCTGTATATTTCCTTCCCCGAAGCTGTTTTTGGCACCACGGTGGAAGTCCCAACCATCGACGGCAAAGCCAAAATCAAAATCCCGCCCGGCACCCAGAGTGGCAAAATATTCCGCCTCAAGGGCAAGGGATTCCCTTCGCTGAATTCCTATGAGCGGGGTGATGAGCTGATCCATGTCAACATCTGGGTACCTCAGCATCTGAGCCCGGAAGAAAAGGAGATGCTTGAAAAAATGCAACATTCACCCAACTTCCAGCCCCAGCCCGATAAATCGGAAAAAAGCTTTTTTGAGCGTATCAAGGATATTTTTGGCTAA
- a CDS encoding nucleotide exchange factor GrpE: MEEKELQHNGMSQSETQSNNSALPPEEAQQAELNIDENVGGTTHLSDEMEEPSVVEKLENELAECKDKYLRLVAEFDNYKKRTARERIELMQTAGREIIVSLLDVLDDFDRAIQQLDQAKDITALKEGIHLIYNKFKSILQSKGLKEMETLHAHFDPELHEAISEVPAPDENLKGKVLDYVQKGYLLNDKIIRHAKVVVGK, encoded by the coding sequence ATGGAAGAAAAAGAACTTCAGCATAACGGTATGTCTCAATCGGAAACCCAGTCTAATAACTCCGCATTGCCTCCGGAAGAAGCCCAGCAGGCTGAATTGAATATTGATGAAAATGTGGGAGGTACCACACATCTGTCGGATGAAATGGAAGAACCTTCTGTGGTGGAAAAACTTGAAAATGAACTGGCCGAATGTAAAGACAAATATCTTCGCCTGGTGGCCGAGTTTGATAATTACAAAAAACGTACGGCCCGGGAGCGGATTGAGCTGATGCAGACGGCAGGCCGGGAAATCATCGTTTCGTTGCTCGATGTACTCGATGATTTTGACCGGGCCATTCAGCAGCTCGATCAGGCAAAAGATATTACAGCGCTGAAGGAAGGCATTCATTTGATTTACAATAAATTCAAGTCTATCCTGCAGTCCAAAGGGTTGAAAGAGATGGAAACCCTTCATGCGCATTTTGATCCGGAATTGCATGAGGCTATTTCTGAAGTACCTGCACCGGATGAAAATCTGAAAGGTAAGGTGCTGGATTATGTCCAGAAGGGATATTTGTTAAACGATAAAATCATCCGGCACGCCAAGGTGGTGGTAGGTAAATAA
- a CDS encoding class I SAM-dependent rRNA methyltransferase, whose translation MAGKIILKKQAEKRLMAGHPWIFAGEIASEQVQEGPGAIVDVFSSAQKFCGRGYWNPQSQIRVRLLTRKEEAVDEDFFFQRIRQCWNYRKRIGYTDNCRLVFAEADQLPGLIADKFGDYVVIQTLALGMDRWKSSIVAAIQHILHPVGIYERNDAPVRELEGLPLVKGFLSDTFPTTFQIRENGLLFWVDIANGQKTGYFLDQHINRQAIAPFVKDAEILEAFCYTGSFTCHAAAFGARHITAIDASAEALQLARQNAALNGVVASCNFVEANAFDVLKQWAAEKRSFDVVMLDPPAFAKSRQQIQSAITGYKEINLRALKMIRPGGFLITSSCTNLIPADLFLQIIQQAAADAKRQIRQVLFHTQPPDHPIVWAIESTAYLKFLIVQVQ comes from the coding sequence ATGGCAGGTAAGATTATTCTGAAAAAACAGGCAGAAAAAAGGCTCATGGCAGGCCATCCCTGGATCTTCGCTGGCGAAATAGCCAGTGAACAGGTGCAGGAAGGGCCGGGTGCCATCGTAGATGTTTTCAGTTCCGCACAAAAATTCTGCGGTCGCGGATACTGGAATCCCCAGTCGCAGATCCGGGTCAGGCTGCTCACCCGAAAAGAGGAGGCCGTGGATGAAGATTTCTTCTTTCAGCGCATCCGGCAATGCTGGAATTACCGAAAACGCATCGGGTACACAGACAACTGCCGGCTGGTATTTGCTGAAGCCGATCAATTGCCCGGATTAATTGCCGATAAGTTTGGTGATTATGTAGTGATACAAACCTTGGCTCTGGGCATGGATCGCTGGAAATCCTCCATCGTAGCCGCTATTCAGCATATCCTCCATCCTGTCGGTATTTACGAGCGCAACGATGCACCCGTACGTGAGCTGGAGGGTCTGCCTCTGGTGAAAGGATTTTTGTCCGACACCTTTCCCACCACTTTTCAGATCCGGGAAAACGGATTATTGTTTTGGGTAGATATTGCCAATGGTCAAAAAACAGGATATTTCCTGGATCAACACATTAACCGCCAGGCCATAGCTCCTTTTGTGAAAGATGCAGAAATACTGGAAGCCTTTTGTTATACCGGCAGTTTCACCTGCCACGCGGCAGCCTTTGGAGCCAGACATATCACTGCCATTGATGCCTCGGCCGAAGCCCTGCAGCTGGCCCGGCAGAATGCAGCGCTGAATGGTGTTGTCGCCTCATGCAACTTTGTGGAAGCCAATGCCTTTGATGTGTTGAAACAATGGGCTGCCGAAAAACGCAGTTTCGACGTGGTGATGCTCGATCCTCCGGCTTTTGCCAAAAGCCGCCAACAAATTCAAAGCGCCATTACCGGATACAAGGAAATTAATCTGCGGGCATTGAAAATGATTCGTCCCGGTGGATTTCTCATTACTTCTTCATGCACCAATCTGATACCAGCCGATCTGTTTTTGCAAATCATCCAGCAGGCAGCTGCCGATGCCAAGCGGCAAATTAGACAGGTGCTGTTTCACACCCAACCCCCCGATCATCCGATTGTGTGGGCCATTGAAAGCACGGCTTACCTGAAATTTCTCATTGTCCAGGTACAATAA
- a CDS encoding T9SS type A sorting domain-containing protein: MKKFTLIFLLILCKTTFSFAQAYGDGDGKILKLYPNPATTQINLELQSHGDQAYEVVIYNFLGKKFDDFKLTGRQTLSLSRYYSGIYIYQLLDMQGNVVETGKFNVIK; encoded by the coding sequence ATGAAAAAATTTACACTGATTTTTTTACTTATCCTTTGTAAAACCACCTTCAGCTTTGCTCAGGCCTACGGAGATGGGGACGGAAAAATTCTGAAACTTTACCCCAATCCGGCTACTACCCAGATCAATCTTGAACTTCAATCCCATGGTGACCAGGCCTATGAAGTGGTCATCTATAATTTTCTGGGAAAAAAGTTTGATGATTTCAAACTCACAGGCCGCCAGACACTGAGCCTGTCCCGCTATTACAGCGGTATTTACATCTACCAACTGCTCGATATGCAGGGCAATGTGGTAGAGACAGGCAAGTTTAACGTGATCAAATAG
- a CDS encoding PorP/SprF family type IX secretion system membrane protein codes for MKQFYTAAAGLLSICGFGTLAGYAQDIHLSQFYEAPLLQNPALAGIFTGDYRVQAVYRNQWGSVTVPYQTGALSGEARFPVKNSSDFITVALQFTYDEAGTSNLHASEIMPCVNYHKSLSEDHNLYLSLGVMGGWVDRQLDPSKLTFDNQYNPSNGFDPNAPSGENMSVYGYHYLDGAVGMSLSTLFGENTHMFIGSSYYHLNKPKVSFYNNSEVLLQPKWEYHAGISSTIGDQYYLIGQFNQLVQGTYAETMIGGLAGIALLKQGLQSNIALYLGGFLRWKDALIPVVKLDMGNYNLGLSYDINVSKLATASHTVGGFEISLSWKGFFTSQNSSLNKVKCPRF; via the coding sequence ATGAAACAATTTTACACTGCGGCAGCAGGCCTGCTTTCTATTTGCGGGTTTGGTACATTGGCCGGGTATGCACAAGATATTCATCTGTCGCAGTTTTATGAAGCACCATTGCTTCAGAATCCGGCACTGGCAGGCATTTTTACAGGTGATTACCGGGTGCAGGCCGTATACCGCAACCAGTGGGGCAGTGTAACGGTGCCCTACCAGACCGGCGCCCTCAGCGGTGAAGCCCGCTTTCCGGTCAAAAACTCTTCGGATTTCATCACCGTAGCCCTGCAGTTTACCTACGATGAGGCAGGCACATCCAACCTTCATGCTTCTGAAATCATGCCCTGTGTGAATTACCACAAGTCATTGAGTGAAGATCATAACTTATATCTTTCCCTGGGCGTGATGGGCGGATGGGTTGACCGGCAACTGGATCCCAGTAAGCTTACCTTCGATAACCAGTACAACCCCAGCAATGGCTTTGATCCCAACGCCCCGAGCGGTGAAAATATGTCGGTTTATGGCTATCATTACCTGGATGGAGCTGTGGGAATGAGCCTCAGTACATTGTTCGGGGAAAATACCCACATGTTTATCGGTTCATCGTACTATCACCTGAACAAGCCCAAAGTTTCATTTTACAATAATAGCGAGGTTTTGCTGCAACCCAAATGGGAATACCACGCCGGTATCTCATCCACGATAGGCGACCAGTACTACTTGATCGGGCAGTTTAACCAGCTTGTGCAGGGCACCTATGCTGAAACCATGATAGGAGGTCTGGCAGGGATAGCCCTATTGAAACAGGGGCTGCAAAGCAATATAGCATTGTATCTTGGCGGCTTTCTGAGATGGAAGGATGCGCTGATTCCGGTGGTAAAACTCGACATGGGTAATTATAACCTGGGTCTGAGTTACGATATCAACGTATCAAAACTGGCCACAGCCAGTCATACAGTAGGTGGATTTGAAATTTCGCTTTCGTGGAAAGGGTTTTTCACCAGCCAGAACAGTTCCCTGAACAAAGTAAAATGCCCCAGGTTCTGA